ACCGCTGTGTCTTGGGACACCTCCCTTGCGCGGGCTGATCTCTTCCTGCACCAGAAAGCGTATGAGCGGGCGCGCCGAGTACTCGCCGGGACGCACACGTCTTTGGCTCAGCTTCTGGTGGCCAGATCTTACCTGGAAGAGGCCAAGGGACTGCGGGCTTTGGGCAGACCCTGGCGCGAGACGCTGTATTATGCAGTCACCGCCACAGAGCAGTTGGTTCAGCAGGATTCCTCTTGTGCATCAGCTTTCCTTCTTGGGGCCGAATGTGCTGTCCTTCAGGAAGAGTGGGATCAGGCCGAGATTTACCTGCGCAAAGTGCTGACCTTGGATGCCACAAGTTCCCACGCCCTAGTGTTGATGACTCGGCTGCACCGTAGCCGCTTCAGGGATCTCGGATTCGAAGATGAGGAGCAGCTTCTGCGGCGGGCCATTTGGTATGACCCCCTCAACATCAGCGCCCGCCTTGGTCTTGTCGAATACCTTAAGGAGATGGCCCGGCGCAGGGAAGCCCTCGAAGCTGTGGAAGAGGTTTTGCGCGTGAATCCCACTTCAGCACCAGGACAGGTTGTCAAGGGAAAACTGCTCATCGCCTGGGAGCAAAACGAAGAGGGATTTGCCTGCTTAGAACGGGCCCTCCGTCTGGCTCCCGACGATCCCGAGGTATTGTTCGCCCTGGGCGTGGCGCACTACGTGGCCAACCACGACGAGCTGGCACGAGGCTTTTTCGAGCGCGCCATAGCTGTCGGTGATCACTTGGACTCTTACCTTTATCTGGGGCTGATCGCACGGCGTAGCGGCAAGCCCGAAGAGGCGCTTCCTTACTTGCAGGAAAGGGTTTTGCGCAAGCGCGACGCACAAGACCGGATGGCTGAGATCGCGCGCGAGCACATATTCCAGATAACCCACTGAGGGAAGGCGGTGGTTGCAGCAGGACAGTGTTCATTCCGACTCACCTGCCGCGGCCGGCTGTTGGATTTGTCCGGCAGGACGCTGGTCATGGGTATCCTCAACGTCACGCCGGACAGTTTCTCCGACGGTGGCAAGTTTTTCGACCCTGACCTCGCGTTGGCGCATGCGCTGGAGTTGTGTCGCCAGGGAGCCGACATCATCGACGTGGGTGGCGAATCCACCCGGCCCGGC
The window above is part of the candidate division KSB1 bacterium genome. Proteins encoded here:
- a CDS encoding tetratricopeptide repeat protein; translated protein: MPLLIAVIVVFLVVVLATLHRSSTLIARRLLRRLLAAVVVLGAIAEATVLFSLRGPERRPYLAVLPFAPGGASSQAWALSRSLSDNARNLCGNYYVSSFPSVLEAVDVDSCARQDYVARFAQRSGLDACLSGEVVAEGEEIGLRARLYHKGAWADTIFSCSEDDLQSLVAAAQEWLARTLSCRRARVATAVSWDTSLARADLFLHQKAYERARRVLAGTHTSLAQLLVARSYLEEAKGLRALGRPWRETLYYAVTATEQLVQQDSSCASAFLLGAECAVLQEEWDQAEIYLRKVLTLDATSSHALVLMTRLHRSRFRDLGFEDEEQLLRRAIWYDPLNISARLGLVEYLKEMARRREALEAVEEVLRVNPTSAPGQVVKGKLLIAWEQNEEGFACLERALRLAPDDPEVLFALGVAHYVANHDELARGFFERAIAVGDHLDSYLYLGLIARRSGKPEEALPYLQERVLRKRDAQDRMAEIAREHIFQITH